The following coding sequences are from one Rhinoraja longicauda isolate Sanriku21f chromosome 7, sRhiLon1.1, whole genome shotgun sequence window:
- the LOC144595618 gene encoding uncharacterized protein LOC144595618, whose product MHWENPSTEVQLQQPAAMLLNEGGNLTILTASDQQESDLVEWYESHPQLYDKNHRQYHNKAGKTALLEVKAKEFPDCTYEQQGVFFKSQKTRFGKLSQRANVRVWCQEPDAEAGVDLAEVVLSEVTHCASGGPTKPEYICNFTFDRGVPHSRTSSEDECDPIEGPYGSTIHPHSKRSKTTGGSSACSTTGEEREAGLREQVSNLMQQVEESRNVVQIMAQPQTTHEMAVDTFLGFLKTQILKIPHEAWFSYTIDALMMARDFSHQMGNMGQQ is encoded by the exons ATGCACTGGGAAAACCCGTCCACAGAAGTCCAGCTACAACAGCCAGCCGCGATGCTGTTGAATGAGGGCGGCAACCTGACCATACTGACAGCAAG TGACCAACAAGAGAGTGATCTGGTTGAGTGGTATGAATCGCACCCTCAACTGTACGATAAAAACCACCGGCAGTACCACAACAAGGCCGGGAAGACAGCTCTCCTTGAAGTCAAGGCCAAGGAGTTCCCTGATTGCACCT ATGAACAAcagggtgttttttttaaaagtcagaaGACAAGATTTGGAAAGCTGTCCCAGAGGGCGAATGTCCGGGTCTGGTGCCAAGAGCCTGACGCAGAGGCAGGAGTGGATCTTGCAGAAGTGGTCCTGTCTGAGGTCACACATTGTGCGAGTGGAGGCCCAACAAAGCCAGAATACA TCTGTAACTTCACATTTGACAGGGGTGTACCACATTCCAGGACCTCGAGTGAGGACGAATGTGATCCTATTGAGGGACCCTATGGATCCACCATTCATCCGCACAGCAAACGGAGCAAGACCACTGGCGGCTCCAGTGCATGCTCCACCACAGGGGAGGAAAGAGAGGCAGGTCTGCGGGAGCAGGTCAGCAAT CTCATGCAACAGGTGGAAGAATCCCGCAATGTCGTGCAGATCATGGCACAGCCGCAGACAACACATGAGATGGCTGTGGACACCTTTCTTGGATTTTTGAAAACCCAGATTCTCAAAATTCCACACGAGGCGTGGTTTTCGTACACCATTGATGCCTTGATGATGGCCCGTGACTTCTCCCACCAG ATGGGAAACATGGGACAGCAATAG